In Candidatus Polarisedimenticolia bacterium, one DNA window encodes the following:
- a CDS encoding transcription termination/antitermination NusG family protein, translating into MTSAALARDSDSPPRPGWHVIWTQSHCEQLVHDQLASRGFESFLPKVNVWSSRAGLRHLVRRPMFPGYLFLRHAMDKSSYLRVRQARGLVAVLGESWEKLAVVPDAEVESVLALARSDLPCMPHPYLKEGMRVRVTRGPLAGVEGILEQRSDQKGLLVLSVDLLSRSVAVQVDCTVVDRA; encoded by the coding sequence ATGACGAGCGCAGCACTTGCCCGCGACAGCGACAGCCCGCCACGGCCGGGCTGGCACGTGATCTGGACGCAGAGCCACTGCGAGCAGCTCGTGCACGATCAGCTCGCGTCCCGGGGGTTCGAATCGTTCCTGCCGAAGGTCAACGTCTGGTCGAGCCGGGCCGGCCTGCGGCACCTGGTTCGCCGCCCGATGTTCCCGGGATACCTGTTCCTGCGCCACGCCATGGACAAGAGCTCCTACCTCAGGGTGCGCCAGGCGCGCGGGCTGGTTGCCGTGCTCGGGGAGAGCTGGGAGAAGCTGGCGGTCGTCCCCGACGCCGAGGTCGAGTCGGTGCTAGCGCTGGCGCGATCGGATCTCCCGTGCATGCCGCATCCGTACCTCAAGGAGGGGATGCGCGTGCGCGTCACTCGCGGCCCGCTCGCCGGAGTCGAGGGGATCCTCGAGCAGCGCAGCGACCAGAAGGGCCTGCTGGTTCTTTCGGTGGACCTGCTCTCGCGCAGCGTGGCCGTGCAGGTCGACTGCACGGTGGTAGATCGCGCGTGA
- a CDS encoding response regulator transcription factor, which translates to MDDATGRRERWSQMSIRVMVADDHPVVRQGLKFMLAREGFAVVAEAADGREALRQSEGTHPEVVVLDLAMPGLNGIDTAREIMRISPGTKTIILTQHAEEPYILEALRAGVHGYVLKSQAVSDMIQAIRDVHRGRLYLSPAISNVVVGAYRERGELPRDPLTPREREVLQLIAEGKSTKQVAEVLGITVKTAESHRSRIMSKLEIHEKAGLVRYAIKRGLIQP; encoded by the coding sequence GTGGATGATGCAACGGGGAGACGGGAGCGGTGGTCGCAGATGTCGATCCGGGTGATGGTCGCGGACGATCATCCTGTCGTCCGCCAGGGACTGAAATTCATGCTGGCTCGGGAAGGCTTCGCGGTCGTCGCGGAAGCCGCAGACGGGCGCGAGGCGCTGCGCCAGTCGGAGGGGACCCACCCCGAAGTGGTGGTGCTCGATCTGGCGATGCCGGGCCTGAACGGCATCGACACCGCCCGCGAGATCATGCGGATCTCGCCCGGTACCAAGACCATCATCCTGACCCAGCACGCCGAAGAGCCGTACATCCTGGAAGCGCTGCGCGCCGGGGTCCACGGCTACGTCCTGAAATCCCAGGCGGTCTCCGACATGATCCAGGCGATCCGCGACGTGCATCGCGGGCGTCTCTACCTCAGCCCCGCCATCTCCAACGTCGTGGTCGGCGCCTACCGCGAACGCGGCGAGCTGCCGCGCGACCCGCTCACGCCGCGTGAGCGCGAGGTGCTGCAGCTCATCGCCGAAGGCAAATCGACGAAGCAGGTGGCGGAGGTCCTGGGGATCACGGTCAAGACCGCCGAGTCCCATCGGAGCCGCATCATGTCCAAGCTGGAAATCCACGAGAAGGCGGGGCTCGTCCGCTACGCGATCAAGCGGGGCCTGATCCAGCCATGA
- a CDS encoding response regulator transcription factor gives MATQVLLADDHQMVRQGIRAMLEHEGFRVVGEAADGREAVRIAETTRPDVAILDLAMPGLNGLDSAREILRCSDRTKAILLTMHTEDPYVLEALRAGISGYVLKTQATVDLVQAIREVTRGAVYLSPGVSRTVVEAYRSKSELPPDPLSPREREVLQLVAEGKTTKEVAALLGVSVKTAESHRMRIMSKLGIHETAGLVRYAIRRGLIQP, from the coding sequence ATGGCCACACAGGTGCTTCTGGCCGATGATCACCAGATGGTACGGCAGGGGATCCGGGCGATGCTCGAGCACGAAGGCTTCAGGGTCGTCGGCGAGGCGGCGGACGGCCGCGAGGCGGTCCGGATCGCCGAGACCACGCGACCCGACGTCGCGATCCTCGATCTCGCCATGCCGGGGCTCAACGGCCTCGATTCCGCGCGCGAGATCCTGCGATGCTCCGATCGAACCAAGGCCATCCTGCTGACGATGCACACCGAGGACCCCTACGTGCTGGAGGCGCTGCGCGCCGGCATCAGCGGCTACGTGCTGAAGACCCAGGCCACGGTCGATCTGGTCCAGGCGATTCGCGAGGTGACGCGGGGGGCGGTCTACCTGAGCCCCGGGGTGTCGCGGACCGTCGTCGAGGCGTACCGCAGCAAGTCCGAGTTGCCCCCCGACCCGCTGAGCCCGCGCGAGCGGGAGGTCCTGCAGCTGGTCGCCGAGGGGAAGACCACCAAGGAAGTGGCGGCGCTGCTCGGCGTCAGCGTGAAGACGGCCGAGTCGCACCGGATGCGCATCATGTCGAAGCTCGGCATCCACGAGACCGCCGGTCTGGTCCGCTACGCCATCCGCCGCGGATTGATCCAGCCCTGA